Part of the Coccinella septempunctata chromosome 3, icCocSept1.1, whole genome shotgun sequence genome is shown below.
AGTAGTGAGTTCTATGTTGATTCTGTGAAATCAATTGGTGCAGTGGGTGCAAATGTAAGAGAACAAACAGTATGGAAAAAGAAACTTATTGTTGAAGATAAAGAAATTGAATTTAAATTAGACACTGGAGCTGAAGTGAGTATTCTTCCTGCATATGCTGTTAAATCTTGCAACTTATCTAGAATAAAACCTACAGATGTAACCTTGGTAGCATATGGTAGTGAAAAATTTAAGATCAAACCTGTTGGAGAAATTTCTTTAACTTGTAGATGTAATGGTAGGAATGCTATCATCAATTTTATTGTAGTAGATTGTAAAAATCAAGTTCCATTGTTGGGTTTAACTGGTTGTATAGCTTTGAAATTGATCAAACGTATAGATAATTTAATGAAGAACATTGATCTCAAAGTACATGGGAGCAAGACAATTTTTAGATCACTTGAGGATATTAAGCTAATGTATCCACAGGTATTTGAAGGCCTTGGTAGATTTCCGAATGAGTATCATATCAGTTTGAAAGAGGATGCAGTACCTCATATTTCTGCAATTAGACGAGTTCCTCAAACTCTTAGAGAAAAACTTAAAACTAAACTTGATCAAATGTGTGAATTAGGAGTAATTAGAAAAGTTGATAAACCAACAGCATTTTTACATCCTTTAGTAATAGTAGAAAAACCTAATGGTGATTTAAGATTGTGTCTTGATCCCAAAAGCTTAAATGAAAGTATTAAACGAGAACATTTTCTCATACcatctcttgaagaaataacTTACAAGTTgagtaacaaaaaatatttcaccgtTCTTGATATGAATGATGGGTATTGGCAAATTGCTCTGGATGACGCAAGCTGTGACTTATGCACCTTTGGTACGCCCTTCGGAAGATTTCAATTCACAAGATTAGCTTTTGGTATTAATTCTGCGCCAGAGgcttttcaaaagaaaaattatgAAGTTTTTGGTGATATTGAAGGTGTAGGATTATATTTTGATGACCTCATTATAACAGGTGAAACAGAGGGAGAACAtgataaaaatttaaaagaagTTCTTGATCGAGCAATTAAATGCAATTTGaagtttaatttttcaaaaattcagttCAAAAAAGAAAGTGTCAGATATATGGGtcagattttttcaaaaagtggaATTTCTACCAACAAGAGTTATACAGATGCTATTATTAAAATGCCATGTCCCCAAAACAAAACTGAATTATTAAGATTTTTGGGAATGGTCAAATATGTTAGTAAATTTATACCGAACATGTCAATAATAAGTGCTCCTCTGAGAAATTTAACCAGAAATGATGTAGACCGGCAATGGTCAAcaacacatcaagaagcagttgacaatctaaaaaaattattggttAATGCACCTGTATTATCTTTCTTTGATCCTGAAAAGTCTATAGAAATTGAAACAGATAGTTCAAAAGATGGGTTAGGGGCCTGTCTTATTCAAGATGGTCATCCTATCGCATTCGCTTCAAGAAGTTTGGcaaagaatgaaataaaattcagccaaattgaaaaagaatgtcTTGCAATACTATTTGCTgtacagaaatttcattttttcatatatggtTTACCAGTGTTGGTCAATAGTGATCATAAACCACTCGAATCAATATTTAAAAAGGAGTTATCGTCAGCAACTCCAAGAATTCAGAGAATGAGATTAAAGTTACTGAGATACAATATTACGGTCAGATATAAACCAGGTAAATATTTGTATGTAGCTGATACTCTATCAAGAGCTTTTCTAAATGATCGAGAGAACAATTCCGGTGAAGAGATTGATCTTGCAGTGCATTGTCTAATAAAAAATCTTCCAATATCGGACAAACGTAAAATTCAGATTGCTGAGGAAAGTGAAAAAGATCCAGTGCTACAGCAAGTAAAATTATTCATTGATACTTGTTGGCCTgatcagaaaaatataaaaggtgatctaaaatatttttataaagtcaAAGAAGATCTTATTGTTGAAAGCAATTTAATACTATTCAAAAATAGATTAGTGCTTCCGTcacaaatgaaaactgaaatgcTACAATTGCTTCATCAAGGACATTTTGGAATAGAAAAAACAAAAGCCTTAGCAAGAAGCATATTTTATTGGCCAAGACAAGCGAAAGATATAGAAATGTTTGTGAAGTCGTGTAAGATTTGTGAAAAATTCGCTCGTAAAAATCCAAAACAGCCCTTGTTACAATATCCGTTACCGCAAAGACCCTGGGAACGTGTAGGTACTGATATATTTACGTATGGTAACCAAAGTTATCTGGTACTATTTGATGCATACTCAAATTGGTTGGAAATATTGCCAATAACTGATAAAAGCGCTCATGCTGCTATCAAAGTGATGAGACCTATATTTGCAAGGTTTGGTTCCCCAGAGTTTTTGGTGGCAGATAATGTACCATTTAATAGTTGGCAGTTCAGAAATTTTGCTGATTCCTGGAACTTCAAAATACTGTTCAGAAGTCCACATTTTGCCCGCTCAAACGGTTTAGCAGAAAAGGCTGTATCAATTGCGAaaaatattcttaaaaaaacGGAAGGTAAAGATAGTATAGAGGGTATTGATAGCGCTCTGTTGACTTATAGAAATGCTCCACTCAAACATATGGACTACTCCCCAGCGCAATTATTGTTTAGCCGTAGGTGCAAAACAAAGGTGCCTATTTCTGACAGGTTGCTGCATCCTGAGTTGtgtaaaaatgtttttgaaaaattaaagaaaaagaggCAAATTaatcttttcaatttcaataaaaattgtgGTAAAGATTTGCCTCCAATTGATAGAGATGCTGATGTTACTGTTTATAATCATCATCATAAGACATGGGAACCAGGAATTGTAATAAATAAACATGAGGCTCCTAGGTCTTACATAATTGAGGATAAGTTTGGAAATAGCATAAGACGAAATCGTCATGATATAAGGCTATCTAATAACCCttacatggcacaacatactcaGGATTTCACTGATGTCTTAAATGAAAATTTGCCCAATCAAGAGCCTTGTAAAACAGCAAGTTGTTCTAATCATTCATCAGTAAATAACAATTTGAGTTTTGATGTACCATTTGATACTAGTGTTGGGTTACCTAGTAATAGTGATAATACTTTAAGAGTTACCCGTTCAGGTCGTACTGTTAAAAGACCTAATAGACTTAATCTTTAAAAGGGGAGATGTATTATATGAATGTGTCTCTATGGTTGTGTATCGCTTAGATCTATGTTCATGTCAATGTCAATCAATAATAGAATGGCCGCTAGTGAAGCCACGCTTGTATTGTTGTTGCTGAATAGAAACTAGACTTAATCCTTTAGTTTTATTAATGTACCCTTGCATCATACACACATTTACAAATTCAAGTCCCGCAGAAGTTTCAATTCTATTCCAATTTTGATTTCGAATAAGTGAAATATTCTAGTTCGAAGGGGCTAGAGACATGGACGTTAATTCCACGAAAACGGAGTTTcgaaaatctgaaaacaaaacttTTTTATCATCACCAGAATCTTGGAGAGAGTTCTCATTTCcccttgagaaaacttcagagATTCGGTTTTGCTtgtaaaaatcgatattttttataCGTGCACCGAAAGGTGTATGTTCAACATCTTTCGCCACATGTTCTAAACATTAATTAACATCTGGGAGCTTTACCGACGTCTTGTTCTAGCCGAAATATAAATGATTCAGAGTAATAGGTAATATGGCAAACAAGAACTAAGCGAATAAATCCGCTTTAAAGTTTATGAGGCCCCATATAGTTCGTTTGTGAGTTAGTTTAAGGCATTCTGTTTTCAAGAAGTTGTTATCCTCTCCTTTATAACTAACCAGATGCTGGTGGAGAATTTCATTCTGCGCCCTTCTTGTCCCTTCCTCCGCATTCTCCAATAGGCAGGAATCCCATGAATTCGTCATAACTACGCGTGTATCCTGGAAATTTGCTCAACATGAACTTGAATATTTTAGGAGGCCCAGATAGCTCAAGATGCCATATTGAATGttatcaaaacagaataaaGGTATCATATATTCGAGTATTGGAGAAACCCGATTTGCATTTCAAATATCCAAGACTTTGAAAACTCAATTTCACATAGGCCGACGACTGGTACTATATAGAAACATAGGGGGCCATCTGATATCAAATatggaaaattaaaatattcgaatttattattcattaaaGTTAACAAAATCTTGTTTTTAGAATATAATTTCAGATTACTCATTAGGAAGAGTGATGAACAAGCACTGAATCTCATGAAGGATATCGAAGATGCTGTTGAGAACATTCAGATTGAAGGAGTGGGATCAAGAACATCAATGATGAAAAGAGCAATATTGAGGAAGGTGTTAACGACCTTCAATTATTCCAAAAAAGAAGAGGTTGATAGGTTTCAGATCGAATTAaacaaaaatcaattgaaataattgcCGAGGTGAAGAAGAAAGGATTTTCTCTTCCCTTTTTGTTTATTATGTTCCTTGTCCATTAGAATGCAATATGCGTGATAATTGACAGATAGCGGAAAGCAGTTGAATTTTGATTAATGGTTTACAGAAACAGGGAAAACTGCAacctaaaatatttttctttaagCCTGCGAGTTcaaggaaaataactatttgacTGAAAAACTTTCAGACTACAGAAACAAAGTTTTTTTCTTGTGCAGCAGCtataaaattattaattaaataATGTGGGGGGTGAAGTGTTGAGAATAAAGTTCTTTGATGCCAAGACAAGCGAATCAAAcgacatatactccattcacttttattttagcactcggttggccatagaaatttcCACTTTGTATAGTACgtaaatgtggggttatgaagcttgtcaaaacatttttgggttttaaatcagtggTGTGTTGtccgttttacgtaaaagtctcTGTTATTGTTTTGTCACAATGTcggaatcacttcggaaaatatgtgacgaacgtaattgacgtttatacaaactgattgaacgtagagtcattcggggcaactgtgcgcacttttgcctttcaagccataccctgtttcaaatgttgaagctaggaaaattaaaacatattcataagatagagaattttctaatctataaaaaaacatcaaaaagccaacaaacaacaacgttttctttccgcaaaaagaaatttaatggtgaaagtcggagtgcgttcacatgccccgtattgcgggtaagtgtgcgcaccctcacggggtaagtgaacgcagtgcttagtgaaccacacaatcaaaacaaattacaaaataatcatcatcaaaatgttacaatattaatgaaatgctgttcattgtcaatacagaagcgcctttttgcaagcagtgcattattgttcgtgccacaattcctggtgatcacaacacttgatacattcccctgttggtggctcttcatatttttccgaacaaataggacaatattgatcgagtctcaatcaagaaaatcaacaatgtcataatttattcctcactgaactaatgcccatataatgaatctatgcgcacacttacccgctcacactttccccagtaagccaaaatttgaatttacgttcttatagagttgagcagcttagagaacctaaaatttttttattatatatttagattaatatgcgcatgatcgaatgaaatattgtttaacactgtcggactcggaacttgaacctggcagaatttgcagagatgctgaaaattaacaagaaaactagtgaatttgattgattgcaaataaaaagttaacgaaacgtcgcacggcgcactcctatgaaaaactaatctgGGGATTCTGcccccttgcttcacccaaatgaacccctctttcatacattggatagtcgagatatacgcactgcgcacacttacccactgcgctcagttaccccgaatgactctataccaaatctagttatttttcatggaaaatacaagagatcagttttcaaatatatttatttttgctatggaagaaaattgaactattgacacataatatgcagtagcttgaggagagttcatGTTCTTTGGCTTAAGGTTGTATtcgttacatcagttgtggatttcaaaaaaattggttGGGAATGAGCATTTCTCGAAGGAATtgacggataattacaagaatgttaaattgtTCAACGATAATCATATTGCATCAATGGAattcaaaagaattaaaggaagttccaCGGCAAGAGAAACTACacctttgaagaaaaatttcacatcaattaacaggacaactagcCCATATTTTGCTATttggctgtttatttttgattcttggatatatttcattatttttatttatatatttatcgatcccttaagacatttaaaatgtataggacaagtcaaatgatgacattaatcgaaaatactgtaacttttcgcatttgttcaccctaaaataaaattctcaattgccactacttttttgggtctccccaTGGaacgaaattctttgtcatcctcttcattcacaatctttctgattgtggaaacattcagacGGAATATAAGTCCTTTAGATTCAAATGAAtcttatataaattcacttacattgagtatacagggtctttcacgaggaacctcacccatatttatacgggaaactactgaacgtattttcatgaaattcagcacttataagtatttcacgatgctgatgaaatctaaaatattttcaaggcatgagcacctccggtttttccggaaatgacgtcaacttccgtttttcaaattagaacaccatttttttattgcagaaatagattccttagaaaatttcaagttattttgatgtaacatttttcagttttggttggaaaattctctctgagcgggaaaattcgaaaaaaaatcgaaaatagagctccgctgaaacaagaataactttgaggtttttggatggaaaattttcattttgggatttttcaagatgtaagattgatgtatccactttaaaaatggAAATcacgattcatgatacagggggtgaaaaaatcgctttcaaagatagggatgacaaaatcgtgaaaaatcaattttttcaaattagaaccccatttttttatggcagatattgaatctacgttaaaaaataatgtgagtgtatgcatcacacccttgccctaaagtggatattttgtgagttattcacaaaaacctgtttttcgtcttgaattttcagctttttcttttcccttcacgccaaaaaatgaaattttcaggaactgttacctaaaccatgttttagattttactaccctaatatgcaagagaaaaaagttacaggttgttcctaaatagatggcgaatttcgattcgaatttgtatcggaaacctctttatttcaactaatcggccatcggttttctctccagtgataaataaataattccttatgaaccatatgtttggggtaggatgaaaaatattgtctactcaactcccctgactgataaagaggactgcatagaacgagtcagaaatgcgttcaggtttgtttagatttttagattcatagttttgaaactcaatttggtttttaaacacttttgcagatctcttccttccgatgaaataagaagagcaacgcacgaagcattcctgagacgtataaataaatgtctagaaattaacggtcaaaactttgagcatcttctctagttataactgcgagagtttgccatggttctcctaatagtaacttgaagtcggtttcaagaaggggtgaaaaatctgcagcatggttcaaataacagttcctgaaaatttcatctttttggcgtgaagggaaaagtaatagctgaaaattcaagacgaaaaacagttttttgtgaataactcagaaaatatccattttagggcaagggtgtgatgcatacactcacattattttttaacgtagattcaatatctgccataaaaaaatggggttctaatttgaaaaaattgatttttcacgattttgtcatccctaactttgaaagcgattttttcaccccctctatcatgaatcgcgatttcgattcttaaagtggatacatcaatcttacatcttgaaaaatcccaaaaatgaaaattttccatccaaaaaccaaaaaagttattcttgtttcagcggagctctattttcgatttttttttcgaattttcccgctcagagagaattttccaaccaaaactgaaaaatgttacatcaaaataacttgaaattttttaaggaatctatttctgcaataaaaaaatggtgttctaatttgaaaaacggaagttgacgtcatttccggaaaaaccggaggtgcgcatgccttgaaaatattttagatttcatcagcatcgtgaaatacttataagtgctgaatttcatgaaaatacgttcagtagtttcccgtataaatatgggtgaggttcctcgtgaaagaccctgtattcgctaccgtctgttatattgtagatatatatatatatatgaatatCCGGATTatctactatttgaatgagcggatctgaaTTTTAAATTGCAGTTCCTGAAATCTCTCTCTTCTCcctttttcaatcacattcGGCATTTTCgcaatattaattgatattagtcgtGGCaatggcgttatgacattaacgacatttcatgagtgccaaccttactccattcTACTTACAAAAAATCAGTATCATTAATCCCTCAAATTAGACCAAGTTACCATGGAAAAAATCAATGATGGGTGGTATAGACTTTAGGTACGTGGGACATGCATACATGCACCCGATCCAAATCACGTGAAGGTGGTTCTATGGTCCTTGTTGGGAATTCGACAGTCTGTAGCGAACCtatagattcacctctctcaaacgtcgtctgatggtttcgatggaaacttgggccccatctgcattttgaagagtattccgtagcattctacacgtagatgtagggtttcttctcaccgaaacggtgatgaaacgatcctgagcaggtgttgcttttcgtcgcccaccaagccttggtctttccaacacagAACCTGTCTctctgaacctattccaaagtcgagatatcacactttggctgacttggagcctttccgctacaacaacctgagttaagccaccctgtagcattccgatagcccttttagcctcagcgtttgttaatttacgttttgacattttcagaaaactcgtttcaaatcgaagccgttgataaactgacttcatttcaaaataagaacattcttgaagcatagcaaagaaccaaacttcagaaaaaaggcgaccagattgacgaaatgtctcatattgatttttattggatcgattcaagttgttattgagttttaaatgatttcacACCGAATTTCTCGAAGAtaacatacttttaaaaacgattgaatacgatatccctaactttTGAGGAGCAGTTTAGTTCCTAATACAAACCATACATTTGTATGGCATATCGCAAAGCAgttggaaaaaacttatctcgttTTAACTGATTCAATCATATGGTTTCGTTCAGGATATTGGCCAGTCTGATTTTTACGtaggaatgaaaatggaaactaggCCGCTTCCAGATTTGTCGTTGCAGCAAGGGATCTGGAAGCTCTGTATCTATAGAAATTTTACAGAGTTGCCTACAGCTACACATTATTCGGTATAAAATCCTGCGGTACCGTTTGTGCAGCCGTCGCGTTGACATGACGACATTGACGTCATCCTTTTATCGAAAATAATACGAATTGTCGACTTTTTGTTGCGGCTCAAGAACTTTTGCAGGATGACGATAAATTTTTATCTATGTATAGAATGTCGAAAAGAACTTATGGCGAGCTTTTGCATTTGATTGCTCCAGCAATAACGAAGCAAAATCCTTCCTAGAATATTCAGCCAGTTTATAGTGAAACAATACgggatacttttcaatttcctGTACTAAAACCACGTTTATATCTCTTTTCGCCATTTTGTTTCCTTCAAGTAAGCGCGGTAAATGCCGAGTGGCGACTGAACAAGTATAAGGAGATGCAGTAAACCGAAACGATCTCTTCCCGCTAACGCTCATACtgagctatgtgaagctggcacccccaaaggcgaattttgaaacaaaaatttcagggtcctTTGTCCATCgaaggtccatgtttgtccaccctttttttcatttgtcctgGCACCGTTTTGGAGATTTTGTaaaagaacttttttcggttcattttctgagcagcacccccaaatcgcaaaaacttatttttgatggtacagatcgtttgtccaacgtaagtccacaattgtccaccaaattttttcatttgtccacccacagaaccatagaaatcaatctttgaaaattttggaaactgtgaagttggcacccccaaatgaaaatttttgaacaaaaatttcaggatcgtttgtccatcgcaggtccatgtttgtccacctttcattttcatttgtccaggcaccgtttaagagatatggaaaaagaagttgtttcggtgcattttcagACCAGCATCCCCAAATTGCAGGGacgtatttttatggtatagaTCGTTTGTCTAAcctaagtccacttttgtccacccaatttttttatttttccacccactgaaccatagaaatcaatcgtAAAAATTTTTTGGAGGTGATATTAAGTTGCACAACACAACACAAAATTTTGAACCAAATATTCAGGTTCATTCGTTTCACCGAATGAATCGTTGGTCCATAGCGGATTCCAATCAAAAGTCCCATTGGTCCATAAGcttataacaataataatattgaaaaaaaaaatttcattataatCTCTTTACGACAAGTTGATCATattatgtcgcgaagagagctTTTAGAGGATAAAACATGTAGCCCTAATAGAGTTGCTCCTTCAAaatttgtatcacatttccatctacggttacttctattgagagataaacgactcgaaagctgactcgaaatcctgaaaaagctgggatcatttaaaaattcatcaagaccgaacggttgcgccgagattgatgaaattctcagtTTTATTACAGAAGAGTTgcccttttagaatatgtatcaaatcTACgaaataaacgactcgaaagctgaccttcgaaaaatcttgaaaaagatAAGATGAatggaattctcagatttattactagaaaagttgctctttcagaatatggttTTGTGAgtggacaaataaaaaaaaatgggtgGACAGAAGTGGACTtggttggacaaacgatctataccataaaaaatacgtccctacaatttgggggtgctggtcggaaaatgcaccgaaacaactttttttttcatatctctcaaacggtgcctggacaaatgaaaataacaggtggacaaacatgaacctacgatggacaaacgaccctgaaatttttgtttcatcattcgcatttgggggtgccagcttcacataacTCTCATACCGAGCCAGTTAGCAAACGCTCATTGAAATATAAGCGCTCGGTAAGCTTTCGGTACCGAGTATACCGAGCATACCGATCCACACCGTTGATGCACCGACAAGTCAGGAAGCGGCCTTAGGATTGCggaattttttctcattatttagtaaCTTGAACGATTTTATGGAATGCATCACAGAAAATACTTAGGACACaaggaaaaaaaatagaatattagt
Proteins encoded:
- the LOC123309515 gene encoding uncharacterized protein K02A2.6-like; its protein translation is MINQMSTGLKDSPEPKKIAVFLNLVGDDGLELHNSFTYSEAESKSLSMIMLKFSDYCSPKTNEIFERYKFNSIYQKEGQAFDSFLTDLRKAVKTTGYKEQNEMIRDRIVMGIHDKTTQERLLRESKLTLTKAIEFCRTVEVSKQQSKTLQEGGADVHLDAVKHKKPNMCKYCGYKHDFKKKCPAFGKTCASCQGRNHFASVCKSRTKNHNNKGDEGSSRKKKVDELQKQNDEPDKDGIDADSSEFYVDSVKSIGAVGANVREQTVWKKKLIVEDKEIEFKLDTGAEVSILPAYAVKSCNLSRIKPTDVTLVAYGSEKFKIKPVGEISLTCRCNGRNAIINFIVVDCKNQVPLLGLTGCIALKLIKRIDNLMKNIDLKVHGSKTIFRSLEDIKLMYPQVFEGLGRFPNEYHISLKEDAVPHISAIRRVPQTLREKLKTKLDQMCELGVIRKVDKPTAFLHPLVIVEKPNGDLRLCLDPKSLNESIKREHFLIPSLEEITYKLSNKKYFTVLDMNDGYWQIALDDASCDLCTFGTPFGRFQFTRLAFGINSAPEAFQKKNYEVFGDIEGVGLYFDDLIITGETEGEHDKNLKEVLDRAIKCNLKFNFSKIQFKKESVRYMGQIFSKSGISTNKSYTDAIIKMPCPQNKTELLRFLGMVKYVSKFIPNMSIISAPLRNLTRNDVDRQWSTTHQEAVDNLKKLLVNAPVLSFFDPEKSIEIETDSSKDGLGACLIQDGHPIAFASRSLAKNEIKFSQIEKECLAILFAVQKFHFFIYGLPVLVNSDHKPLESIFKKELSSATPRIQRMRLKLLRYNITVRYKPGKYLYVADTLSRAFLNDRENNSGEEIDLAVHCLIKNLPISDKRKIQIAEESEKDPVLQQVKLFIDTCWPDQKNIKGDLKYFYKVKEDLIVESNLILFKNRLVLPSQMKTEMLQLLHQGHFGIEKTKALARSIFYWPRQAKDIEMFVKSCKICEKFARKNPKQPLLQYPLPQRPWERVGTDIFTYGNQSYLVLFDAYSNWLEILPITDKSAHAAIKVMRPIFARFGSPEFLVADNVPFNSWQFRNFADSWNFKILFRSPHFARSNGLAEKAVSIAKNILKKTEGKDSIEGIDSALLTYRNAPLKHMDYSPAQLLFSRRCKTKVPISDRLLHPELCKNVFEKLKKKRQINLFNFNKNCGKDLPPIDRDADVTVYNHHHKTWEPGIVINKHEAPRSYIIEDKFGNSIRRNRHDIRLSNNPYMAQHTQDFTDVLNENLPNQEPCKTASCSNHSSVNNNLSFDVPFDTSVGLPSNSDNTLRVTRSGRTVKRPNRLNL